Proteins encoded by one window of Rhodohalobacter sp. SW132:
- the rpmE gene encoding 50S ribosomal protein L31 produces MKKGIHPDYKEITVIMSDGSEMKTRSTIETEDGIFKSEIDSKNHPFYNKDQKIQKKADRIDRFNKRYKRK; encoded by the coding sequence CTGACTATAAGGAAATTACCGTTATAATGAGTGACGGTTCTGAGATGAAAACCAGAAGCACCATCGAAACAGAAGATGGTATATTCAAGAGCGAGATTGATTCAAAAAATCATCCGTTTTACAACAAGGATCAAAAGATCCAGAAAAAAGCCGACCGTATCGATCGTTTCAACAAGCGATACAAGCGCAAGTAA
- the lptE gene encoding LPS assembly lipoprotein LptE: MNSNKRSFLIVVILLALTIPACVQYSFTGTSIPSDVRNIYIPFFPDNSQSGLGDLSDRLNNALINRFVNQSRLSLNNDREGADSWMEGTIQSYRNRPFSVGGDEQANLNEIQIVVRATFQFARDDQPEYSKNFTGSATYDVLQNPVDGELEAAEAALQQIANNAFNDAVSNW; the protein is encoded by the coding sequence ATGAACTCCAATAAACGCTCGTTTCTCATAGTCGTTATTCTGCTCGCTCTGACCATTCCTGCCTGTGTTCAATACAGTTTTACAGGCACCAGTATACCGTCGGATGTCAGAAATATTTATATTCCATTCTTCCCGGATAATTCGCAAAGCGGCCTGGGAGATTTATCAGATCGGCTTAATAATGCGCTTATCAACCGATTTGTGAACCAGAGTCGCCTCTCGTTAAATAATGATCGGGAGGGAGCAGATTCATGGATGGAAGGCACTATTCAATCCTATAGAAACCGGCCATTCAGTGTGGGAGGTGACGAACAGGCAAACCTGAATGAAATTCAAATCGTGGTGCGGGCAACGTTTCAATTTGCCAGGGACGATCAGCCTGAATACAGTAAAAACTTCACCGGAAGTGCCACGTATGATGTTCTCCAAAACCCGGTGGACGGTGAGCTTGAAGCAGCCGAAGCGGCGCTGCAACAAATTGCAAACAATGCTTTTAATGATGCAGTGAGTAATTGGTAG
- a CDS encoding MBL fold metallo-hydrolase, whose amino-acid sequence MALDIKSFEVGPFAENTYLLTQGGESILIDPGFSNKKEFSRFRAELGNQNSRLIGVLLTHAHIDHVLGLPFVLSAFDTDVYLSHKDLHPWNHISEQAAMFRLKADELSFTPEKLEEQKAFTLGSFTMDLLYTPGHAPDHLSIYFEDENLLIAGDTLFKGSVGRADLYKGDMDLLTKSIRDKIYTLPDETVVYPGHGPSTTVGQEKKNNPFVKG is encoded by the coding sequence ATGGCACTGGATATCAAATCATTTGAAGTGGGACCTTTTGCGGAGAACACTTATCTGCTGACTCAAGGTGGTGAATCCATTTTGATTGACCCCGGTTTTTCGAATAAGAAAGAATTCTCGAGATTTCGCGCTGAACTTGGCAACCAGAACAGCCGGTTGATTGGTGTTCTGCTCACTCATGCGCATATTGATCATGTCCTGGGACTGCCATTTGTGCTTTCTGCATTCGATACGGATGTATACCTGAGCCACAAAGATTTACATCCCTGGAATCATATTTCAGAACAGGCTGCAATGTTCAGACTTAAAGCGGATGAACTGTCATTCACCCCGGAAAAACTGGAAGAGCAAAAAGCATTTACGCTGGGGTCGTTTACTATGGATCTGCTATATACGCCAGGTCATGCTCCCGATCATCTTTCTATCTATTTTGAAGATGAAAACCTACTGATTGCGGGAGACACCCTATTCAAAGGAAGCGTGGGGCGGGCGGATCTTTACAAAGGAGATATGGATCTGCTTACAAAATCAATCCGAGATAAAATTTACACTCTGCCTGATGAAACAGTAGTGTACCCGGGGCACGGACCTTCTACCACGGTTGGACAAGAGAAGAAAAACAATCCGTTTGTTAAAGGATAG